In Rhodamnia argentea isolate NSW1041297 chromosome 4, ASM2092103v1, whole genome shotgun sequence, the following proteins share a genomic window:
- the LOC125314674 gene encoding disease resistance protein Roq1-like translates to MRAGVGNPFIQIVNILRKHAHQPSALSMAASSSNLKRNYHVFLSFRGTDVRNCFVGHLYAGLDHTGIHTFVDSEELRKGEQISPALMKAIEGSRAAIIVFSENYASSPWCLEELARIMECQEQRDLKVFPVFYKVEPREVRTPRGSYREAMAEYELKFGKGSDIVKRWKKALSNAGSLSGWNFHEG, encoded by the coding sequence ATGAGAGCAGGAGTTGGGAACCCATTCATTCAGATAGTAAACATTCTGCGGAAGCACGCGCATCAACCATCAGCGCTTTCGATGGCCGCTTCTTCTTCGAATCTGAAAAGAAATTACcatgtgttcctgagcttcagaggcaCGGATGTGCGTAACTGCTTCGTCGGTCATCTCTATGCCGGTCTAGACCATACAGGAATACACACTTTTGTGGACAGCGAGGAGCTCAGAAAAGGAGAGCAAATATCGCCGGCGCTTATGAAGGCGATCGAGGGGTCGCGCGCTGCGATCATCGTTTTCTCCGAGAACTATGCTTCCTCACCGTGGTGTTTGGAAGAGTTGGCCAGAATTATGGAGTGCCAGGAGCAAAGAGACCTCAAGGTCTTTCCCGTGTTTTACAAAGTTGAACCCAGAGAAGTGAGAACACCAAGAGGGAGTTACAGAGAAGCTATGGCTGAATATGAATTAAAGTTCGGAAAGGGTTCGGACatagtgaagagatggaagaaggctCTCTCCAACGCTGGTAGCTTGTCTGGGTGGAATTTCCATGAGGGGTAA
- the LOC115733716 gene encoding disease resistance protein RUN1-like has protein sequence MVGLWGPGGIGKTTIAKALYNCIEKDFQDTCFLGKVRETSNESNGLVSLQQKLLSRIFPRENWTVYSVDGGIPLIWERLCCKRVLPVLDDVDKLDQPNALAGEGRWFGKGSRIIVTSRDKHLLTSHGINFVYKVKTLDDNEARDLFGRHAFRSSKKVEIRRDLIDRAVRYANGLPLALEVLGSFLCGREEPAWESTLDKLSRSPDQTINRILKISFNGLDNNEREIFLDIACFFKGKGIKYIKEVLDSCDFATTIGIEVLIERSLITNDHGTLQMHDLIQLMGKDIVNQECPNDPGQRSRLWIFKDVLDILCGDTGTNAMKAIVLDSPEA, from the exons atggtaGGTCTATGGGGACCTGGAGGCATAGGGAAGACCACAATTGCTAAAGCCCTATATAATTGTATTGAGAAAGATTTTCAGGATACCTGTTTTTTGGGGAAAGTAAGAGAAACTTCGAACGAAAGCAATGGTCTAGTTTCTTTGCAACAAAAACTTCTATCACGCATCTTTCCTCGTGAAAACTGGACGGTATATAGTGTGGATGGAGGAATTCCTTTGATATGGGAAAGACTTTGTTGCAAGAGGGTTCTTCcggttcttgatgatgtggacaaGTTGGATCAACCGAATGCGTTAGCTGGAGAAGGCCGTTGGTTTGGCAAAGGAAGTAGAATCATTGTTACATCAAGAGATAAACATTTGCTAACTTCTCATGGCATCAATTTTGTGTATAAAGTTAAAACTTTAGATGACAATGAAGCACGAGACCTTTTTGGTCGGCATGCCTTTCGAAGTAGCAAGAAAGTTGAGATAAGAAGGGATCTCATAGATAGAGCAGTGCGTTACGCTAACGGCCTGCCGTTAGCCCTTGAAGTGTTGGGCTCGTTCTTATGTGGAAGAGAGGAGCCTGCATGGGAAAGTACACTGGATAAACTCTCTAGAAGTCCCGACCAAACTATCAATCGAATTCTTAAGATAAGCTTCAACGGATTGGATAACAACGAAAGGGAgattttcctcgatattgcttgcttctttaaggggAAAGGAATAAAATACATCAAGGAAGTACTTGACAGCTGCGATTTTGCTACAACTATAGGAATAGAAGTTCTCATCGAGCGGTCCTTGATAACAAATGACCATGGGACCCtgcaaatgcatgatttaattcAGTTGATGGGTAAGGATATTGTTAATCAAGAATGCCCCAATGATCCTGGGCAGCGCAGCAgattatggatttttaaagatgTTCTGGACATTCTATGTGGAGATACG GGAACGAATGCAATGAAGGCCATAGTATTGGACTCACCCGAAGCGTAA